The region ACCATCACCTGCAACTGCGTTGTGGCAGACGGGCAACGCGTGCTGCCGCGTATCAGAAAATGAAGTCGTCCGCGTCCAGGGCTGCAATCTTGACGCCCTTCAGGAGAATCGAATCCCCGTTCAGACCATCGATCAGGACGTTCGAGCCCACCTGTTCCATGTGGTTCTTCGTCAAGTCCGCATAGCTTGTGATGCTGGCGAGGCCCGACAGGTCAAGCACATCGTGGTTCGAACCGCTTGCCGAAAAGTCGGTGATGGTGTCCTTGCCGTCGCCCTTTGCAAAAACGAAATGGTCCGAGCCTGCTCCGCCCGTCAGGGTGTCGCTGCCACCGTGCCCCCAGATGGTGTCGTTGCCCCCGCCGCCCTTGATGACGTTGCTGCCGGAATTGCCATGCAGCTGGTTTGCCAGCGAGTTGCCTGTGGCGTTGATGTTTGCCGATCCTGTCAGTGTCAAGTTCTCGAAGTTGGCGCCAAGCACGAAGCTGGCGCTCGACTTCACAAGATCTGTGCCTTGCCCGGCGAGCTCGACGAGCTTTGTCCCGGTGTCGCTCACGACATAGACATCATTGCCTTTGCCGCCCTTCACGCTTCCCGTAACCGTGCCGCCGGAACCGTCGAAATAGTCGTTGCCGGCGCCGAGGATAACCGATCCCTTGATCGTTCCGCTGTTGAAGACGGACTGGACGCCGCTGCCGCCAAGGAACGCGGTGCCGGTACTCTTGACGAGCCCGTAATTGTGGAAGCTGGAGGCAACGGCACCTGAAAAATCGACCGCCGCCACCGCAGTCTTGGTCGAATTGATGGTGCCGTAGTTGCTGACAGTAGCCGCGCTGCCATCGATCTCGATGCCGCCGGCAGCCGTGATCGTCTTGTTGTTTGTCACGATGACCTTGTCGGCGTCGATGGAGATGCCGTAGGCGGATGAGGAAATGGAGCCGTTGTTGGTGACTTTCGACCCGTCGCCACTTACCTCGATACCGTTGCCGTAAGCTTTCAGCGTCCCGTCATTGTTGGTTATGGTCGCCGTGGTTCCGGTGGAAACGATCGCCGCGCCTTTTGTCGAGGATACCAGCCCGTCATTCGTGATCTTCGCCGACTTACCGGTCGAGACGATCGCGCCGGCATAACCCTTAAGAGTGCCGTGATTGGTTAGGATGGCTGACAAACCGGATGATACGAGCACATGCGCGGCCGTCGAAACAGCCGTGTCGTTGTTGGTGACATTGGCCGATGCGCCGGACAGCACGAGCGCGTCCCCTGCGGCCTTTATCGAACCGTTGTTGACAACCATTTCGTCCTTGCCGCTTGCCTTGAGCACGCTACCTGAGGACGACGAGACAAGGCCATTGTTGACGAACTTGGTCGCCGCGCCAGATATCAGAAGGGTTGTCTTCACGACCTCGATCGCGCCGTGGTTGACAAGCTCCAGCCCGCCGCTGCGGATGTCCATTCCATTGGCCTTGGCGGAGATCGTGCCGGTCTTGCCGACCACGAAAAGGCTGCCGCTGTCGGCGACGCCCGTAGTGCCGAACCGCACCGCATAGCCGCTGTCGGCGGCGAGCGTCCCGTTGATGTAGAATGCGCGATCTGTCGCCGTCCCCGTAGCAACGACGGCCGTCGAGGCGGTAGCAACGGTCACGCCGGCATTGACCACCAGTTCCGTGTCGCTGTCGAGTACCGACACCGAGGTCGACCGATTGGCGGAGATCACGATCTTCTTTGTCATCTGCTCATCATGCGCAAGGATTTATGAGGGTTCCGTAAGGAAGGGGAAAAACAATCGACAAACCGTCGGGGCATGCGGACGGGGCTGTACATAGTCTTCGATGAACCGGCCTGGCAAGCATGTATGACCATCCGTTCTCGGAGATTGATCAATTTTCATGTCGTCGATGAGAGCTCTGTTGGCGCCACGCTCGGAGTTGAGTGTCTCACCATGCGTCGCCTGACGCTGAATTCCGTGGGTTTCCGATCAGCTTTGTGCCGAAACCAGATGCAAGCACGGTCATTTCTAAGAAATGGCAAAGAACTGAGCTCGTGATCACGTCGACCGGGCGCCATCCGCGCACAGGCAGGAGCGGAAAAGTTACATTACAGAACAATCATTCTTGGAAATTTCCAGAAATACGTGAGCCCTTCAAACACCACACAATTCGGTGATTGGTCCGAACGTACAATTTTAGACCCACGACGATGGGAAGATTGCAATTATCCGGATGAAACGCACAAATGAACTATGCCGGCATATCATTCTGTGCACGGTGGCGTGCACGCGAGAACGGTACCAGACACTTGCTTTTCTAGCTCTCGCCTTGTGCATCCTAGCAGGATGCGTTGGCGGAGGCCGCGCGCACTACAGCCCGGAACAGAGCGCTACAGCGTACGTAGACGGCTTCAAGGGTATGCGAGCCTACGTCGACGCATCGCATGCCGCCATCGGACCGCAGGAACAATGGTTGCCCCAAGCAAACGGCAAGAACCTGGAGATGCTATGCCTGTCCGGCGGCGGATCGGGCGGCGCATTTGCGGTGGGCGTATTGTCGGCGTGGAGTGCCAGTCAAACGCGGCCGGAGTTCGATGTTGTGACCGGTGTCAGTACGGGTGCGCTCATTGCACCCTTCGCCTTTCTCGGCCCATCCTACGACGCCACGCTCGTGAAGCTGTACACGGGAGGGGCAGCCAAACAGCTCGTTGACGCACGGTGGATGGGCAGCGGACTGCTGGGCACGAGCATGCTCAAGGGCGAGCGTCTGCGCGAGATGGTGACTGAATACATAACAAAGGAAATCTTCCAGAAGATCGCAGCGGAGCATCGCAAAGGCAGGCGTTTGTTTGTCCTGACTACCAATCTCGATGCCCAGCGAGGGGTAGTCTGGAACATGGGCGCGATCGCCAACAGCGGACGTCCCGATGCTCTTTCGCTCTTCCGCGATGTGCTGATTGCCTCGGCCAGCATTCCCGGCGTTTTTCCGGCTGTAACAGTCAACGCGACGACAGGCATAAGCCGGATAGAAGAACTCCATTCCGACGGAGGGGCGTCAATGCAGTTTTTCGGATTGCCGGAGATCATGCTGGCATCGCCGGGCAAGCCCCTGTTCCCAAGCAACCCGCACCTCAACATCTATGTGATCATAAACAATGCGCTCATTCCGGAATTTGGCACCACGAACAACTCAACTCTTGCTGTCGTAGGGCGTTCCTATGCCACCATGGTCAAGTCGCAAACGAAACAATCTCTTCTTGCCCTTTACAATTTCAGCCAGAGGACAGGGGGCAATCTCAAAATAGCGTCGATCGACAAGCAGATCCCCTATTCGATGCTGGACCCATTCAATACCGACTACATGCGAGCAGTCTTCGCTGATGGGTATGACCAGTTCTCCAAGGGCCTGTTGTGGAGAGATTCCCCCGTGTTCGAATAGCTTCCGGCTGGTGACCATAGGGCCATTTCGCGGGCCGCTCGATCCCCGCCTCAGTCAGTCGCTTCGACTGAAATCAAGGCTTGTCTGCCTTGATCAGCAGCGACGGCATGTCGAATTCAATCGCCCCACCGTCGATCAGGAAGGGTCGCAGCGCTGACTTCGACCCGTTGAGAAGCCGCTCGAATTGTTCGTCATCGAGCATGCCTCCGAGGGTCCACACGCAGGCCCGTTCGGTCGAGACCAGATCATCCACCGATCTGAAGCGGACTTTCTCATTGCGACGGACGACCTCCGCGTCCGCAATACCCGCTTCATCACAGATCTGATGCAGCCGATCGGCACTCCCGAGCGTGAAGGGCGAGCGAAAGGCATTGCCGACCATTTCGCCGAACAACCGGTCGAGCAACTGCG is a window of Sinorhizobium sp. BG8 DNA encoding:
- a CDS encoding calcium-binding protein, with translation MTKKIVISANRSTSVSVLDSDTELVVNAGVTVATASTAVVATGTATDRAFYINGTLAADSGYAVRFGTTGVADSGSLFVVGKTGTISAKANGMDIRSGGLELVNHGAIEVVKTTLLISGAATKFVNNGLVSSSSGSVLKASGKDEMVVNNGSIKAAGDALVLSGASANVTNNDTAVSTAAHVLVSSGLSAILTNHGTLKGYAGAIVSTGKSAKITNDGLVSSTKGAAIVSTGTTATITNNDGTLKAYGNGIEVSGDGSKVTNNGSISSSAYGISIDADKVIVTNNKTITAAGGIEIDGSAATVSNYGTINSTKTAVAAVDFSGAVASSFHNYGLVKSTGTAFLGGSGVQSVFNSGTIKGSVILGAGNDYFDGSGGTVTGSVKGGKGNDVYVVSDTGTKLVELAGQGTDLVKSSASFVLGANFENLTLTGSANINATGNSLANQLHGNSGSNVIKGGGGNDTIWGHGGSDTLTGGAGSDHFVFAKGDGKDTITDFSASGSNHDVLDLSGLASITSYADLTKNHMEQVGSNVLIDGLNGDSILLKGVKIAALDADDFIF
- a CDS encoding patatin-like phospholipase family protein gives rise to the protein MRAYVDASHAAIGPQEQWLPQANGKNLEMLCLSGGGSGGAFAVGVLSAWSASQTRPEFDVVTGVSTGALIAPFAFLGPSYDATLVKLYTGGAAKQLVDARWMGSGLLGTSMLKGERLREMVTEYITKEIFQKIAAEHRKGRRLFVLTTNLDAQRGVVWNMGAIANSGRPDALSLFRDVLIASASIPGVFPAVTVNATTGISRIEELHSDGGASMQFFGLPEIMLASPGKPLFPSNPHLNIYVIINNALIPEFGTTNNSTLAVVGRSYATMVKSQTKQSLLALYNFSQRTGGNLKIASIDKQIPYSMLDPFNTDYMRAVFADGYDQFSKGLLWRDSPVFE